A window of the Lagopus muta isolate bLagMut1 chromosome 1, bLagMut1 primary, whole genome shotgun sequence genome harbors these coding sequences:
- the ABHD13 gene encoding protein ABHD13 produces the protein MEKSRMLWTFVERWLLALASWSWGLCRISLLPLIVTFHLYGGIILLLLIFVSIAGILYKFQDMLLYFPEQPSSSRLYVPMPTGIPHENIFIKTKDGVLLNLILLRYTGDNAAYSPTIIYFHGNAGNIGHRLPNALLMLVNLKVNLILVDYRGYGKSEGEASEEGLYIDSEAVLDYVMTRSDLDKTKIFLFGRSLGGAVAIHLASENSHRISAIMVENTFLSIPHMASTLFSFFPMRYLPLWCYKNKFLSYRKISQCRMPSLFISGLSDQLIPPVMMKQLYELSPARTKRLAIFPDGTHNDTWQCQGYFTALEQFIKDVIKSHSSEEMAKTSSNVTII, from the coding sequence ATGGAAAAGTCACGGATGCTTTGGACCTTTGTTGAAAGATGGCTACTAGCTTTGGCTTCCTGGTCTTGGGGTCTCTGCCGTATTTCTCTTTTACCTTTGATAGTAACTTTCCACTTGTATGGAGGCATCATACTACTCTTACTAATATTTGTGTCAATAGCAGGTATATTATATAAATTCCAGGATATGCTGCTTTACTTTCCTGAACAGCCCTCTTCATCACGCCTTTATGTTCCTATGCCTACTGGTATACCACATGAAAACATCTTCATCAAAACCAAAGATGGAGTTCTTCTCAATCTTATTCTGCTGAGATACACGGGGGACAATGCAGCATATTCTCCAACCATCATTTACTTTCATGGGAATGCAGGCAACATTGGCCACAGGTTGCCAAATGCTTTGTTAATGCTAGTAAACCTGAAAGTAAACTTAATCCTAGTTGATTATAGAGGGTATGGAAAAAGTGAAGGAGAAGCAAGTGAAGAAGGCCTGTACATAGATTCTGAGGCTGTGTTAGACTATGTGATGACTCGGTCTGATCttgataaaacaaaaatttttctCTTTGGCCGTTCCTTAGGGGGAGCAGTAGCTATTCATTTAGCATCTGAAAATTCCCATAGGATATCTGCCATCATGGTTGAGAACACCTTTCTTAGCATCCCACACATGGCcagcactttgttttctttctttccaatgaGATACCTTCCTTTATGGTGCtacaaaaataagtttttgtCCTACAGAAAAATCTCTCAGTGCAGAATGCCTTCGCTCTTCATCTCTGGGTTGTCTGACCAGTTAATTCCACCAGTTATGATGAAGCAACTTTATGAATTATCCCCAGCTCGGACTAAGAGATTGGCAATTTTTCCTGATGGAACTCATAATGACACTTGGCAGTGCCAGGGATATTTCACTGCACTCGAACAGTTCATCAAAGATGTAATAAAGAGTCATTCCTCTGAAGAAATGGCAAAAACATCATCTAATGTAACAATAATATAA
- the LIG4 gene encoding DNA ligase 4 → MASAPASQLSPKRTVASHVPFADLCSTLERIQTCKSRPEKTKYFKDFLDSWRKFHSALHQKEKDVTDSFYPAMRLILPQLERERMAYGIKETMLAKLYIELLNLPKDGKDAVKLLNYRTPTGSRGDAGDFAMIAYFVLKPRSPKQGRLTVEQVNELLDAIANNNAAKNKGLVKKSLLQLITQSTALEQKWLIRMIIKDLKLGVSQQTIFSIFHPDAAELHNVTTDLEKVCRQLHDPSVSLSDVSITLFSAFKPMLAAIADVQQIEKQMNNQVFYIETKLDGERMQMHKDGDVYKYFSRNGFDYTQQFGASPLDGSLTPFIHNVFKSDIQNCILDGEMMAYNPETQTFMQKGNKFDIKRMVEDSDLQTCFCVFDVLMINDQKLGHESLSKRYKILSNVFTPVTGRIHVVHKKSARTRKEVIDALNEAIDNREEGIMIKDPMSTYKPDKRGEGWLKIKPEYVNGLMDELDLLIVGGYWGKGSRGGMMSHFLCAIAETPAPNEKPTAFHSICRVGSGYTMKELYDLGLKLAKHWKPYNRKDPPCNILCGTEKPEMYIEPCNSVIVQVKAAEIVDSDMYKTDCTLRFPRIEKIREDKEWYECMTLDMLEHLRSRAEGKLASKHLYIDEYDEPQEKKKRTVPKVKKVIGIAEQFKAPDLSNVNKISSVFEDVEFCVMTGTGRYSKSELESKIAECGGSVVQNPGPDTYCVIVGAENVRVKNIIASNKYDVVKAEWLLQCFQSKMLVPWQPAFMIHMSPDTREHFAREYDCYGDSYTADTDVAQLKEVFSRVKDNKKMPLDLIAELEERYSWNSCQLCIFRGNTIYVDYYAIINKPSTKIHGTRLSIRALELRFYGAKVVPILEEGVSHVVIGEDHSRVKEVKALRRMFGKKFKIVSELWVTESIKEGAPKNENQFLI, encoded by the coding sequence ATGGCTTCTGCACCCGCCTCACAGCTTTCTCCTAAAAGAACGGTGGCCTCGCACGTGCCTTTTGCAGACCTGTGTTCCACCCTGGAGCGAATACAGACGTGTAAATCCCGGCCAGAGAAAACCAAGTACTTCAAGGATTTCTTAGATTCCTGGAGAAAATTCCACAGTGCTCTCcatcaaaaagagaaagatgtcACCGATTCTTTCTATCCTGCTATGCGGCTTATACTTCCGCagctggaaagggaaaggaTGGCGTATGGAATTAAGGAAACCATGCTTGCAAAACTTTACATTGAACTGCTTAACTTACCAAAAGATGGAAAGGATGCTGTGAAGCTTTTAAATTACAGAACGCCCACCGGTTCACGTGGAGATGCTGGAGACTTTGCAATGATCGCATACTTTGTGTTAAAACCCCGAAGCCCTAAGCAAGGCAGGTTGACTGTAGAGCAGGTCAATGAACTGCTGGATGCCATTGCAAACAACAATGCTGCTAAAAACAAGGGACTGGTAAAGAAAAGCCTTCTTCAATTAATtacccaaagcacagcactcGAGCAAAAGTGGCTCATCCGGATGATTATAAAGGATCTAAAACTTGGTGTTAGTCAACAAACgatattttcaatttttcatcCTGATGCTGCTGAATTACACAATGTCACGACAGATTTGGAAAAAGTTTGTAGGCAGCTGCACGACCCCTCTGTATCACTTAGCGATGTTTCTATCAcgttattttctgcctttaaaccAATGCTTGCTGCTATTGCCGATGTCCAGCAAATTGAGAAGCAGATGAATAACCAGGTATTCTACATAGAAACTAAACTGGATGGTGAACGTATGCAGATGCACAAAGATGGTGAtgtgtataaatatttttccagaaacGGGTTTGACTATACTCAACAGTTTGGTGCTTCCCCCCTCGATGGCTCATTAACACCATTTATTCATAATGTATTTAAAAGTGACATACAAAATTGCATTCTTGATGGTGAAATGATGGCTTACAATCCTGAAACGCAAACCTTTatgcaaaaaggaaacaaatttgaCATCAAAAGAATGGTAGAGGACTCTGATCTGCAGACCTGCTTCTGTGTGTTTGATGTATTAATGATAAATGATCAGAAGTTGGGTCATGAATCCCTGAGCAAAAGATACAAGATCTTAAGTAATGTATTTACCCCAGTAACAGGCAGGATACATGTTGTACATAAAAAAAGTGCCAGGACAAGAAAAGAAGTAATTGATGCTTTAAATGAAGCAATAGATAACAGAGAGGAAGGCATTATGATAAAAGATCCCATGTCCACCTACAAGCCTGACAAACGTGGGGAAGGCTGGTTAAAAATCAAGCCAGAATATGTCAATGGGCTGATGGATGAGCTAGATCTTCTTATTGTTGGTGGTTACTGGGGAAAAGGATCACGTGGTGGAATGATGtctcattttctgtgtgctATTGCAGAGACTCCAGCTCCAAATGAAAAACCTACTGCATTCCACTCTATTTGTCGTGTTGGCTCTGGCTACACTATGAAGGAATTATATGATCTGGGTTTGAAACTGGCTAAACATTGGAAGCCTTACAATAGGAAGGACCCTCCTTGTAACATTTTGTGTGGCACTGAAAAACCTGAAATGTACATTGAGCCTTGTAACTCTGTCATAGTTCAGGTCAAGGCAGCTGAGATTGTTGACAGTGATATGTACAAAACTGACTGTACTCTGAGATTCCCCAGaattgaaaaaataagagaGGACAAAGAATGGTATGAATGCATGACTTTGGACATGCTAGAACATCttagaagcagagcagaagggaagctGGCATCCAAGCACCTATATATTGATGAATATGATGAGccacaagagaagaaaaagagaactgtACCAAAGGTGAAGAAGGTAATTGGAATAGCTGAACAGTTTAAAGCTCCCGATCTTTCTAATGTCAACAAAATTTCCAGTGTGTTTGAGGATGTAGAATTTTGTGTGATGACAGGAACTGGAAGGTACTCCAAGTCTgaactggaaagcaaaataGCTGAATGTGGTGGCAGTGTGGTACAGAACCCTGGACCTGACACTTACTGTGTCATTGTAGGAGCTGAGAATGTCAGAGTTAAAAACATTATTGCTTCCAACAAATATGATGTGGTGAAAGCAGAGTGgcttcttcagtgttttcagtcaAAAATGCTGGTACCTTGGCAGCCAGCCTTTATGATTCACATGTCTCCTGACACAAGAGAGCATTTTGCTCGTGAGTATGATTGCTATGGAGACAGCTACACAGCAGATACAGATGTTGCACAACTCAAGGAAGTGTTCTCAAGAGTGAAGGATAATAAGAAGATGCCTTTGGACTTGATTGCTGAGTTAGAAGAACGGTATTCATGGAACAGCTGTCAACTGTGTATATTCAGAGGAAACACTATTTATGTGGACTATTATGCTATTATTAACAAGCCCAGTACCAAAATCCATGGCACAAGACTATCAATTAGAGCTTTGGAGCTCCGTTTTTATGGTGCAAAAGTAGTTCCAATTCTTGAGGAAGGTGTGTCCCATGTTGTTATAGGAGAAGATCATTCCCGGGTAAAAGAGGTGAAAGCTCTCAGGAgaatgtttggaaaaaaatttaaaattgtaTCTGAGCTGTGGGTAACAGAGTCAATTAAGGAAGGAGCCCCAAAGAATGAAAATCAGTTCTTAATTTAA